The following are from one region of the Syntrophobacterales bacterium genome:
- a CDS encoding DUF488 domain-containing protein codes for MTVFTIGFTKKTAEEFFTLLMKAGVKRVIDIRLNNVSQLAGFAKREDLRYFLRAIGGIDYLHRPDLAPTQQILDEFKKNKGSWPDYERDFLALLLARKAELNITPELLDEGCLLCSEDKPLHCHRRLVAEYLRSKWGNVGIIHL; via the coding sequence ATTACGGTATTTACGATAGGTTTTACAAAAAAGACGGCGGAGGAGTTTTTTACGCTGTTGATGAAGGCCGGCGTCAAGCGAGTGATCGATATCCGACTCAACAATGTCTCCCAACTGGCCGGGTTCGCCAAGCGGGAAGACCTGCGCTATTTCCTGCGGGCAATCGGCGGGATCGATTATCTGCATCGTCCCGATTTGGCGCCGACGCAGCAGATACTTGATGAATTCAAGAAAAACAAGGGGAGCTGGCCGGATTACGAGCGGGATTTTCTGGCATTGCTTCTTGCAAGAAAGGCCGAGCTGAACATAACCCCCGAACTGCTCGATGAGGGGTGCCTGTTGTGCAGCGAGGATAAGCCGCTCCACTGCCATCGCCGGCTCGTCGCCGAATATCTGCGGTCAAAGTGGGGAAACGTGGGGATCATTCACCTTTGA
- the lysS gene encoding lysine--tRNA ligase, with product MEEENELLKKRREKADLLKRDGIDLYPNDVQVANNSEAIKGRLENLSEEELGKIDERFTLAGRIMAIRDFGKSAFVSIQDRKGRIQAFLRKNALGEKGFSLFKKLDAGDVVWIAGRIFKTKTGELSIDVEENGLRLLSKSLLPLPEKWHGLTDVEIRYRQRHLDLIVNPEVRKVFQQRSRIISLIRRFMEERDFLEVETPMMQPKAGGAVARPFKTFHNALGMNLFLRIAPELYLKRLITGGLERVFEINRNFRNEGISTFHNPEFTMMEFYQAYATYEELMTMTEELFGCIAMNLFSSLQFNYQGNEINLTPPWRRITVRDAVLEIGGVKPEILDDPALMAQYAGKLGVQLQASDPPGKVLMAIFDETVEKRLIQPTFVTHYPVEVSPLSRRNVADPSVTDRFELYIAGREIANAFSELNDPVDQRQRFEQQIKEREAGDLEAHEMDEDYIGALEYGMPPTAGEGIGIDRLVMLMTDSASIRDVILFPLLRSREAAREE from the coding sequence ATGGAAGAGGAAAATGAACTGCTGAAAAAACGTCGGGAAAAGGCCGACTTGCTGAAGAGAGATGGGATAGATCTCTATCCGAACGACGTTCAGGTTGCCAATAATTCGGAAGCAATCAAGGGACGTTTGGAAAATTTATCCGAAGAAGAGCTTGGTAAAATTGACGAACGCTTTACCCTTGCCGGGCGCATCATGGCCATCCGCGATTTCGGCAAGAGCGCCTTCGTCAGCATTCAGGACCGCAAGGGGCGAATCCAGGCCTTTCTGCGCAAAAACGCACTGGGGGAAAAGGGATTTTCACTTTTCAAGAAACTCGACGCCGGGGACGTAGTCTGGATAGCGGGGCGAATTTTCAAGACCAAAACCGGCGAGTTATCGATAGACGTGGAGGAAAACGGCCTGCGCCTGCTTTCCAAATCGCTGCTGCCCTTGCCGGAGAAATGGCACGGTCTGACCGACGTGGAGATTCGCTACCGCCAGCGCCACCTTGATTTGATCGTCAACCCCGAGGTGCGCAAGGTGTTTCAGCAGCGCAGCCGCATTATCAGCCTGATTCGCCGGTTCATGGAGGAGCGTGATTTCCTGGAAGTCGAAACCCCGATGATGCAGCCCAAGGCGGGCGGCGCGGTGGCCCGACCGTTCAAAACCTTTCACAACGCGCTGGGGATGAATCTTTTTCTGAGAATAGCCCCGGAACTGTACCTGAAGCGCCTGATAACCGGCGGTTTGGAAAGGGTTTTCGAGATCAACCGCAATTTCCGGAACGAGGGAATCTCCACCTTTCACAACCCCGAATTCACGATGATGGAGTTCTATCAGGCCTACGCGACCTATGAGGAGCTGATGACGATGACGGAGGAACTGTTCGGCTGTATCGCCATGAACCTGTTTTCTTCGCTTCAGTTCAACTATCAGGGAAACGAGATAAATCTGACGCCCCCCTGGCGGAGAATAACCGTTCGGGATGCCGTCCTCGAGATAGGCGGCGTCAAGCCGGAAATTCTTGACGATCCGGCGCTGATGGCCCAATATGCGGGGAAACTCGGCGTTCAGTTGCAAGCAAGCGACCCTCCCGGCAAGGTTTTGATGGCAATCTTTGACGAAACGGTGGAAAAAAGGCTGATTCAGCCCACCTTTGTCACCCATTACCCGGTGGAGGTCTCTCCTCTCTCCCGCCGGAACGTCGCGGATCCCTCCGTTACCGACCGCTTTGAACTCTACATCGCCGGCAGAGAAATCGCCAATGCCTTCTCGGAGTTGAACGACCCGGTCGATCAGCGCCAAAGGTTCGAGCAGCAGATCAAGGAGCGGGAGGCGGGCGATCTGGAGGCCCACGAAATGGATGAGGACTATATCGGCGCCCTTGAATACGGGATGCCGCCGACCGCTGGCGAGGGGATCGGCATTGACCGGCTGGTCATGCTGATGACCGACTCCGCCTCCATCCGGGACGTGATTCTCTTTCCGCTTCTGCGAAGCAGGGAAGCCGCCAGGGAAGAATAA
- a CDS encoding lipoprotein-releasing ABC transporter permease subunit, with the protein MNSYELFISLRYLRARRKQVFVSIITFISVAGIFLGVAALIIVLAVMNGFETDLRNKILGVNSHIVVTDYSGGMQNYRQIMGDVAAIPGVEAATPFIYSQAMLRKGTATTGIILRGLSLQDALKVINIGKIKEGSLKGLESASRPISAAQTGPAPRPGIVIGRELAKNLGLFLNDQVFVISPSGVSTPMGMTPRMKPFVVAGIFESGFYEYDSTLAYISLEECQNFLNMGELVSGLELRVSDIYQAGQIARQIEKKLGFRYWARNWMEMNKNLFSALKLEKRVMFIILSLIVLVAAFNIISALIMIVMEKNKDIAILKAMGATRSGIMKIFIFQGVIVGAIGALLGTLAGLAVALNLEKISLFVEKLFGFKILPGDVYYLSELPSQVNYGDVAIIIVGTLLISFLATIYPSWRASRLAPAEALRYE; encoded by the coding sequence ATGAATTCCTACGAGCTTTTCATAAGCCTGCGTTACCTCAGGGCAAGGCGAAAACAGGTATTTGTTTCCATCATAACATTTATCTCGGTCGCCGGAATCTTTCTCGGCGTTGCGGCCCTGATCATCGTGCTTGCCGTCATGAACGGCTTCGAGACGGATCTGCGCAACAAGATTCTCGGCGTCAATTCCCATATCGTTGTTACGGACTACAGCGGCGGGATGCAGAATTACCGGCAAATAATGGGCGATGTCGCCGCCATTCCGGGCGTCGAGGCGGCAACGCCTTTCATCTACAGTCAGGCCATGCTCAGAAAAGGAACCGCGACAACGGGGATCATTCTGCGCGGCCTGTCGCTGCAGGATGCGCTGAAGGTCATCAACATTGGAAAGATAAAAGAGGGCAGCCTGAAGGGTTTGGAATCTGCAAGCAGACCAATAAGCGCCGCCCAAACGGGCCCGGCGCCCCGTCCCGGCATCGTCATCGGGCGCGAGCTGGCCAAAAACCTGGGGTTGTTCCTGAATGATCAGGTTTTTGTCATTTCCCCTTCCGGCGTTTCCACGCCAATGGGAATGACGCCGCGGATGAAACCATTTGTCGTGGCGGGCATTTTTGAATCCGGATTTTACGAATATGATTCGACCCTGGCCTATATCTCGCTTGAGGAGTGTCAGAATTTTCTGAACATGGGAGAGCTGGTGTCGGGGCTGGAGCTCCGGGTGAGCGACATCTACCAGGCCGGTCAGATTGCCCGGCAGATCGAGAAAAAACTGGGGTTCCGCTACTGGGCGCGCAACTGGATGGAGATGAACAAAAACCTCTTTTCGGCGCTGAAACTCGAAAAGCGGGTCATGTTCATCATCCTTTCGCTAATCGTGCTTGTGGCCGCTTTCAATATCATCAGCGCCCTGATCATGATCGTCATGGAAAAGAATAAGGATATCGCGATTCTCAAGGCAATGGGCGCCACCCGGTCCGGCATCATGAAGATATTTATTTTTCAGGGGGTGATCGTCGGGGCGATCGGCGCCTTGCTCGGCACGCTGGCGGGGCTTGCCGTTGCGCTCAATCTCGAGAAGATATCGCTGTTTGTCGAAAAACTCTTCGGCTTCAAGATCCTGCCGGGAGACGTTTACTATCTGAGCGAACTCCCCTCGCAGGTAAACTACGGCGATGTCGCCATCATTATTGTGGGGACATTGCTGATCAGTTTTCTGGCAACCATTTACCCATCCTGGCGGGCATCCCGTCTGGCGCCGGCGGAGGCGCTCCGGTATGAATGA